Proteins encoded together in one Bombiscardovia nodaiensis window:
- the yteR gene encoding unsaturated rhamnogalacturonyl hydrolase YteR, which translates to MTPLDYAHATIETTQRKYKAADLPPAHHFHYHQGVFLSGVYQTYLLDGRESEFDYMKDWVDSNLTPDGKVLNQEDICLDDIMPGILIFPIYERTGDERYRHALDFLTDEIDHYRKNDEGGFWHRTDVPRQMWLDGLYMGGPFMTEYGRRFNRPDMIDEACKQALLMREKTEVKSTGLWRHVYDPDRVYPFSDPETGLSPEYWGRSVGWVPVALLDDLDNIPEDHPDRPKIIQALQDLLTAVCKYQGPDGRWWQVLDKVKQAGNWPENSCSSLFVAAIAKAVRLGLLDESYLEQAKRGYQGVIDSLKWQDTTDKDGSPARDLLIGDVCIGTGPGTYQDYCDRPTSVNDLHGLGAFLLMCAQMQRILDQE; encoded by the coding sequence ATGACACCACTCGACTATGCACATGCAACCATCGAGACCACGCAGCGCAAGTACAAGGCGGCCGACTTGCCTCCGGCCCACCACTTCCACTACCACCAGGGCGTGTTCCTCTCAGGCGTCTACCAGACCTACCTGCTGGACGGGCGCGAATCTGAGTTTGACTACATGAAAGATTGGGTGGACTCCAACCTGACACCCGACGGCAAGGTGCTCAACCAAGAGGACATCTGCCTGGACGACATTATGCCCGGCATTCTGATCTTCCCCATCTACGAGCGCACCGGCGACGAGCGCTACCGGCACGCCCTGGACTTTTTGACCGACGAGATTGACCACTACCGCAAGAACGACGAGGGCGGCTTCTGGCATCGCACGGACGTGCCCCGGCAGATGTGGCTGGACGGCCTGTACATGGGCGGCCCCTTCATGACCGAGTACGGGCGGCGCTTCAACCGGCCCGACATGATTGACGAGGCTTGCAAGCAGGCCCTCCTCATGCGCGAAAAAACGGAAGTGAAGTCCACAGGGCTCTGGAGGCATGTGTACGATCCCGACCGGGTTTACCCCTTTAGCGACCCCGAGACAGGCCTATCCCCCGAGTACTGGGGTCGCTCCGTAGGCTGGGTGCCCGTGGCCCTGCTCGACGACCTGGACAACATCCCCGAAGACCACCCCGACCGTCCCAAGATCATTCAGGCCCTGCAAGACCTGCTGACTGCCGTGTGCAAGTACCAGGGACCGGACGGCCGCTGGTGGCAGGTGCTCGACAAGGTGAAGCAGGCTGGCAACTGGCCGGAGAACTCCTGCAGCTCGCTCTTCGTGGCAGCCATCGCCAAGGCCGTGCGCCTGGGCCTGCTCGACGAGTCCTACCTAGAGCAAGCCAAGCGCGGCTACCAGGGCGTGATTGACTCCCTTAAGTGGCAGGATACGACCGACAAGGACGGCTCCCCCGCCCGCGACCTGCTCATTGGCGATGTGTGCATTGGCACTGGCCC
- a CDS encoding ATPase, whose protein sequence is MEAEIAGTLVGVDVGGTKTQICIQTPQFKRDWTLATDSWRQESDTVLKADMQALATLIEGKLAACGPALTSGPALTSGRPAAVAICIGLHGGDSSSQLALGQQVMDQHFAAGGPVRVVNDAELLGPAAGLASSMALVVGTGMVAVGRRADGSFLRADGYGYGWLFGDFGSAPALARESVRAILQEAVRAGEDVVMTDPLWRSFANELDLEAVTDLPLAFGSQASDAAWGKLAPAFFTALEAGSRLARGVLDQALEHMTQAITSLLARGAQGRSVVAAGGVITHQPIMVRELADRLAQVNPQPLQLQVLNQPPVEGALQLARRLLAAEEPPNARQGPVPGPATYTSVQAGA, encoded by the coding sequence GATGTGGGGGGCACGAAGACCCAGATCTGCATACAAACGCCCCAGTTCAAGCGCGATTGGACGCTGGCGACCGACTCCTGGCGGCAAGAGTCCGACACCGTGCTCAAGGCCGACATGCAGGCGCTGGCGACGCTGATTGAAGGCAAATTGGCGGCCTGCGGACCTGCCCTGACCAGCGGACCTGCCCTGACCAGCGGGCGCCCGGCGGCAGTAGCCATCTGCATAGGCTTGCACGGCGGCGACAGCAGCAGCCAGCTCGCACTCGGCCAGCAGGTGATGGACCAGCACTTTGCGGCGGGAGGGCCCGTGCGCGTGGTCAACGACGCCGAGCTGCTCGGCCCGGCAGCAGGACTCGCCAGCAGCATGGCCCTGGTAGTGGGCACTGGCATGGTGGCTGTGGGCAGGCGGGCGGACGGTAGCTTTTTGCGCGCTGACGGCTATGGCTACGGCTGGCTCTTTGGGGACTTCGGCTCCGCACCGGCCCTGGCCCGGGAGAGCGTGCGGGCCATCCTGCAGGAGGCGGTGCGCGCAGGCGAAGACGTGGTGATGACCGACCCCCTCTGGCGCTCGTTTGCCAACGAACTCGACCTGGAAGCGGTGACCGACCTGCCGCTCGCTTTCGGCAGCCAAGCCAGCGACGCCGCCTGGGGCAAGCTTGCTCCCGCCTTCTTTACAGCCTTGGAAGCCGGTTCGCGGCTGGCCCGAGGCGTGTTGGACCAAGCCCTGGAGCACATGACGCAGGCCATCACTTCCCTACTGGCCCGTGGAGCGCAGGGCAGGAGCGTCGTTGCAGCCGGTGGCGTAATTACCCACCAGCCCATCATGGTGCGCGAACTGGCTGATCGGCTGGCACAGGTCAATCCCCAACCCTTGCAGCTACAAGTCCTCAACCAGCCTCCGGTAGAGGGAGCCTTGCAGTTAGCCCGGCGTTTACTCGCCGCAGAAGAGCCGCCAAACGCGCGCCAAGGCCCGGTCCCAGGCCCCGCGACATACACGAGTGTACAAGCCGGAGCGTAA